A genomic stretch from Georgenia muralis includes:
- the eno gene encoding phosphopyruvate hydratase — MGVDEFGVADLSALEILDSRGNPTLRVSVRLSGGHQASAGVPSGASTGSREAVELRDGDADRYGGKGVTRAVSNVNGELAELLRSRTWTSLAEVDRAMNDADGTANKGRLGANAIVGVSMALARALAGTGELYSFLRLDGAAPRLPVPHFNVLNGGAHAPNSLDFQEFMIAPIGAPSLPEAVRAGATVYARLRSLLKDRGFATGLGDEGGFAPDITRPEDVLSLLVQAIEGAGYTAGRDGVAIALDPAASEFYDGGSYRVAGESLTSADMIERYARMVSDFPVWSIEDGLAENDWDGWVDLTERLAGRAQIMGDDILVTNPAIITEAIGRKVGSSALIKLNQIGSVSETLEAMRLCREAGYTQMVSHRSGETEDSFIADLSVGTGCGQLKSGAPARGERVAKYNRLLQIAATTDLPYGLGGQ; from the coding sequence ATGGGTGTTGACGAGTTCGGCGTCGCCGACCTGAGCGCACTGGAGATCCTCGACTCGCGAGGCAATCCCACGTTGCGCGTGTCCGTCAGGCTGTCCGGCGGACACCAGGCCTCGGCCGGTGTGCCGTCCGGTGCCTCGACCGGAAGCCGGGAGGCGGTCGAGCTGCGCGACGGCGACGCCGACCGGTACGGCGGCAAGGGTGTCACCCGCGCGGTCAGCAATGTCAACGGCGAGCTGGCCGAGCTCTTGCGGTCCAGGACCTGGACCTCCCTGGCCGAGGTGGACCGGGCGATGAACGACGCCGACGGCACCGCGAACAAGGGCCGCCTCGGGGCGAACGCGATCGTGGGCGTCTCCATGGCGCTGGCTCGCGCCCTGGCAGGCACCGGCGAGCTCTACTCGTTCCTGCGCCTCGACGGTGCCGCACCCCGGCTGCCGGTCCCGCACTTCAACGTGCTCAACGGCGGCGCGCACGCGCCGAACTCGCTCGACTTCCAGGAGTTCATGATCGCCCCGATCGGCGCCCCGTCGCTGCCCGAGGCGGTGCGTGCCGGAGCGACCGTGTACGCCAGGCTCCGGTCGTTGCTCAAGGACCGCGGCTTCGCCACCGGCCTGGGCGACGAGGGCGGTTTCGCCCCGGACATCACCCGGCCCGAGGACGTCCTGTCCCTGCTGGTCCAGGCGATCGAGGGTGCCGGGTACACCGCCGGCCGTGACGGGGTGGCCATCGCGCTGGACCCGGCGGCGAGCGAGTTCTACGACGGCGGCTCCTACCGGGTCGCCGGGGAGAGCCTGACCAGCGCTGACATGATCGAGCGGTACGCCCGGATGGTCAGCGACTTCCCCGTGTGGTCCATCGAGGACGGCCTCGCGGAGAACGACTGGGACGGCTGGGTCGACCTGACCGAGCGCCTGGCCGGCCGCGCGCAGATCATGGGCGACGACATCCTCGTCACCAACCCCGCGATCATCACCGAGGCGATCGGGCGCAAGGTCGGTAGCTCCGCCCTCATCAAGCTCAACCAGATCGGCTCGGTGTCCGAGACCCTCGAGGCGATGCGCCTGTGCCGGGAGGCCGGCTACACGCAGATGGTCTCCCACCGCTCCGGCGAGACCGAGGACAGCTTCATCGCCGACCTCTCCGTCGGCACCGGGTGCGGCCAACTGAAGTCCGGTGCGCCCGCGCGAGGTGAGCGGGTGGCGAAGTACAACCGGCTCCTGCAGATCGCCGCCACCACCGACCTGCCGTACGGGCTCGGTGGACAGTGA
- a CDS encoding 3-hydroxyacyl-CoA dehydrogenase NAD-binding domain-containing protein: MPAPSYTERVTVVRPSDVEVPGLGTAALLVLVAEDGSDRPCSLGPTGLANLEAAVAEAGSRAARGEVGAVVLTGGGRTFLAGADLTMMRAATTADEVRALAEAGHRLVAAIADLPVPTLAHLNGAALGGGLEIALACDHRTAAPGVRAIGLPEVTLGLLPGWGGCTVLPRLVGPDAALTVILDNPARANTLLDAAGAQRLGVVDVVVGSLEAALEHLGATVTAGRAGGPATAEQAGGPAGAESIAPAGGAVPVPADEAAWSAAVGARRERARAAAAGGAPAAARALGIVEASRTRTRAESFAAEDDGLTELVMTDQCRASLYAADLLGHRTARPGRPEGVEPRPVTSVGIAGAGLMAGQLALLLARSLRVPVTMRDLDDERAARGLAAVRAEIGRMRERGRLDEATAEELTGLVTVTTDLTDLAGADLVVEAVFEELEVKRAVLSELEGVVSPTAVLATNTSALSVTAMAEHLRHPERVVGLHFFNPVAQMPLVEVVRARRTDDPTYATAFAVADRCRKTSVAVADAPGFVVNRLLVRLLGEVLGSLEEGTTVAEADAALVPMGLPMGPFQLLQLVGPAVAEHVLITLREQLGERYPDSPGLRAVVASGRAFVTGGGRPTAASPVDPAVEELFGSRRSPEPLDAAGVLRRVQLALAEETHLLLREGVVSGAEDVDLAMILGAGWPAHNGGLTPYLDRTGAAEERGGRFHPRGVADLP; the protein is encoded by the coding sequence GTGCCCGCACCGTCCTACACCGAGCGCGTCACCGTGGTCCGCCCCTCCGACGTCGAGGTCCCCGGCCTCGGCACCGCCGCGCTCCTCGTCCTCGTCGCGGAGGACGGCTCGGACCGGCCGTGCTCGCTCGGCCCGACCGGTCTGGCCAACCTCGAGGCCGCGGTGGCCGAGGCCGGGTCCCGGGCCGCGCGTGGGGAGGTGGGCGCCGTCGTCCTCACCGGCGGCGGGCGGACCTTCCTCGCTGGCGCGGACCTGACGATGATGCGTGCCGCCACGACCGCCGACGAGGTGCGTGCCCTGGCCGAGGCGGGCCACCGCCTCGTGGCGGCGATCGCCGACCTGCCGGTGCCCACCCTCGCCCACCTCAACGGTGCCGCGCTCGGCGGCGGGCTCGAGATCGCCCTCGCGTGCGACCACCGCACGGCCGCCCCCGGGGTCCGCGCGATCGGCCTGCCCGAGGTCACCCTCGGACTGCTTCCCGGCTGGGGCGGGTGCACGGTGCTACCCCGGCTGGTCGGCCCGGACGCCGCGCTGACGGTCATCCTCGACAACCCCGCCCGGGCCAACACCCTCCTCGACGCCGCCGGCGCGCAGCGGCTCGGCGTCGTCGACGTCGTCGTCGGCAGCCTCGAGGCCGCCCTGGAGCACCTCGGCGCCACGGTCACCGCGGGGCGGGCGGGCGGCCCGGCCACCGCAGAGCAGGCGGGCGGCCCGGCCGGAGCCGAGAGCATCGCCCCCGCCGGCGGCGCCGTTCCGGTGCCGGCAGACGAGGCCGCCTGGTCGGCAGCGGTCGGGGCCCGGCGTGAGCGCGCCCGGGCCGCCGCCGCGGGCGGGGCACCCGCCGCCGCGCGCGCCCTCGGCATCGTCGAGGCCTCCCGCACCCGCACCCGCGCCGAGTCCTTCGCCGCCGAGGACGACGGACTCACCGAGCTGGTCATGACCGACCAGTGCCGCGCGAGCCTCTACGCCGCGGACCTCCTCGGCCACCGCACCGCCCGTCCCGGCCGGCCCGAGGGCGTCGAGCCCCGTCCGGTCACCTCCGTGGGCATCGCGGGGGCCGGGCTCATGGCCGGGCAGCTCGCCCTGCTCCTGGCCCGCTCCCTCCGCGTGCCGGTGACCATGCGCGACCTCGACGACGAGCGCGCCGCCCGCGGACTGGCGGCGGTGCGGGCGGAGATCGGCCGGATGCGCGAGCGCGGCCGCCTCGACGAGGCCACCGCCGAGGAGCTCACCGGCCTCGTCACCGTCACGACCGACCTCACCGACCTCGCCGGCGCCGACCTCGTCGTCGAGGCGGTGTTCGAGGAGCTGGAGGTCAAGCGCGCCGTCCTCTCCGAGCTCGAGGGCGTCGTCTCCCCCACCGCGGTGCTGGCGACGAACACCTCGGCCCTGTCCGTCACGGCGATGGCCGAGCACCTGCGCCACCCCGAGCGGGTGGTCGGCCTGCACTTCTTCAACCCCGTCGCCCAGATGCCCCTGGTCGAGGTGGTGCGGGCACGGCGCACGGACGACCCCACCTACGCGACGGCGTTCGCCGTGGCCGACCGCTGCCGCAAGACCTCCGTCGCCGTGGCCGACGCGCCGGGCTTCGTCGTCAACCGGTTGCTCGTGCGCCTCCTCGGCGAGGTCCTCGGTTCCCTGGAGGAGGGCACCACCGTGGCCGAGGCCGACGCCGCGCTCGTACCGATGGGCCTGCCGATGGGGCCCTTCCAGCTCCTCCAGCTCGTGGGGCCCGCCGTCGCCGAGCACGTCCTGATCACCCTGCGTGAGCAGCTCGGCGAGCGGTACCCGGACTCGCCGGGCCTGCGCGCGGTGGTGGCGTCGGGCCGCGCGTTCGTCACCGGGGGCGGTCGGCCCACTGCTGCCTCGCCGGTCGACCCGGCGGTCGAGGAGCTGTTCGGCTCCCGGAGGTCACCCGAGCCCCTGGACGCCGCCGGGGTGCTGCGCCGGGTGCAGCTGGCGCTGGCCGAGGAGACCCACCTCCTGCTGCGCGAGGGCGTCGTCAGCGGCGCGGAGGACGTGGACCTGGCGATGATCCTCGGGGCGGGGTGGCCGGCGCACAACGGCGGGCTGACGCCGTACCTGGACCGCACCGGTGCCGCCGAGGAGCGCGGCGGGCGCTTTCACCCCCGGGGGGTCGCGGACCTGCCGTGA
- a CDS encoding DUF3000 domain-containing protein, with protein MAPPDFEAALLSLRGHRLRPELHLEEIPAPSRLAPYALALTGEVNPDPGSDPDSFLGHGRFVVLHDPAGQDAWHGTFRVVAMAKARLEDELGADPLLGEVGWSWLTDALTDAGAGYHHLSGTVTRVLSETFGGLELRGGEVEIEVRASWTATTPDLGPHLRAWATLTCTAAGLEPLPENVTALTRRH; from the coding sequence GTGGCACCACCCGACTTCGAGGCGGCGCTGCTGAGCCTGCGCGGGCACCGCCTGCGCCCGGAGCTCCACCTCGAGGAGATCCCCGCGCCGTCCCGGCTCGCCCCCTACGCGCTCGCCCTGACCGGTGAGGTCAACCCCGACCCGGGGTCGGACCCGGACTCCTTCCTCGGGCACGGCCGGTTCGTGGTCCTGCACGACCCCGCCGGTCAGGACGCCTGGCACGGCACCTTTCGTGTGGTCGCCATGGCCAAGGCACGCCTCGAGGACGAGCTCGGGGCCGACCCGCTCCTCGGTGAGGTCGGCTGGAGCTGGCTCACCGACGCGCTGACCGACGCCGGCGCCGGGTACCACCACCTCTCCGGCACCGTCACGCGGGTGCTGTCCGAGACGTTCGGGGGTCTGGAGCTGCGCGGCGGTGAGGTGGAGATCGAGGTGCGCGCATCCTGGACCGCGACGACGCCTGACCTCGGCCCCCACCTCCGCGCCTGGGCGACGCTGACGTGCACCGCGGCGGGGCTCGAGCCGCTGCCGGAGAACGTCACCGCGCTCACCCGGCGGCACTGA
- a CDS encoding HRDC domain-containing protein, with protein MPQTPDAAGPARPEGAATSVAEPEPPAAEPLTEPTGGVPPVTDTPSALETAVAWLAGGTGPLAVDAERASGYRYGQSAYLVQLRRAGAGTVLLDPVPLNDLGDLARLMGEAEWVLHAADQDLPCLRELGLEPPSLFDTELASRLLGRQRVGLAAVVAENLGYALAKEHSAADWSTRPLPAAWLRYAALDVELLVELRTVLADHLDDAGKLTWALEEFEHVRTAPPPPPRPDAWRRTSGLQAVRSPRGLAVAREVWLAREELARRRDRSPGRVLPAAAVVAAAQAQPRTVEDLLRLPEFAGKGTRRHAPYWHAAVARGLQLPESELPPRRAPLEPDHLPAPRSWPERNPEAAARLEVVRAAVRTRAAELELPQENLLAPALQRRLAWDGTETTAAAVGDRLLALGARRWQAEQVSGVLAAALGG; from the coding sequence GTGCCCCAGACGCCCGACGCCGCCGGACCCGCCCGCCCCGAGGGAGCCGCGACGTCCGTGGCCGAGCCGGAGCCGCCGGCCGCCGAGCCGCTGACCGAGCCCACCGGCGGGGTGCCGCCCGTGACCGACACACCGTCCGCGCTCGAGACCGCGGTCGCATGGCTCGCCGGGGGCACCGGCCCGCTCGCCGTCGACGCCGAGCGCGCCTCGGGCTACCGGTACGGCCAGAGCGCCTACCTGGTCCAGCTGCGCCGCGCGGGTGCCGGGACGGTGCTCCTCGACCCCGTCCCGCTCAACGACCTCGGTGACCTGGCCCGGCTCATGGGTGAGGCGGAGTGGGTGCTCCACGCGGCCGACCAGGACCTGCCGTGCCTGCGCGAGCTCGGGCTCGAGCCGCCGAGCCTGTTCGACACGGAGCTGGCGTCGCGGCTGCTGGGCCGCCAGCGGGTCGGTCTGGCCGCCGTCGTCGCCGAGAACCTCGGCTACGCGCTCGCGAAGGAGCACTCCGCCGCCGACTGGTCCACCCGGCCCCTGCCGGCGGCGTGGTTGCGCTACGCCGCTCTGGACGTCGAGCTGCTGGTGGAGCTGCGCACCGTCCTCGCCGACCACCTCGACGACGCCGGCAAGCTCACCTGGGCCCTGGAGGAGTTCGAGCACGTCCGCACCGCGCCGCCGCCTCCCCCGCGGCCGGACGCCTGGCGACGCACCTCGGGGCTCCAGGCGGTGCGGTCCCCGCGCGGCCTGGCCGTGGCGCGCGAGGTCTGGCTGGCCCGGGAGGAGCTCGCCCGGCGCCGGGACCGCTCGCCGGGCCGGGTGCTGCCGGCGGCCGCGGTGGTCGCCGCCGCCCAGGCGCAGCCCAGGACCGTCGAGGACCTCCTGCGGCTCCCCGAGTTCGCCGGCAAGGGCACACGCCGGCACGCCCCCTACTGGCACGCGGCCGTGGCACGCGGCCTGCAGCTCCCCGAGAGCGAGCTACCACCTCGGCGCGCACCCCTCGAGCCCGACCACCTGCCGGCCCCCCGGTCGTGGCCGGAGCGCAACCCGGAGGCCGCCGCACGCCTGGAGGTCGTGCGGGCCGCGGTGCGGACCCGCGCGGCCGAGCTCGAGCTGCCCCAGGAGAACCTCCTGGCCCCCGCCCTGCAGCGCCGCCTCGCCTGGGACGGCACGGAGACCACGGCCGCGGCGGTCGGCGACCGGCTCCTCGCCCTCGGCGCGCGCCGGTGGCAGGCCGAGCAGGTCTCGGGGGTCCTCGCGGCCGCGCTCGGCGGCTGA
- the pflA gene encoding pyruvate formate-lyase-activating protein, translated as MSHGEHVAAVRAGEIGSMHSWELVTAVDGPGTRMTVFLAGCPLRCLYCHNPDTLRMRDGEPVAVDELLRRVRRYLPVFRATGGGLTVSGGEPLMQPAFLGRLLRGAKEMGVHTTVDTSGFLGTHASDALLDDVDLVLLDVKSGLPQTYLRTTGRELAPTLDFSRRLAARGTPMWIRFVAVPGLTDAPDNVAAVADHVASLATVERVEVLPFHQMGRDKWERLDLPYELGETPAPEPADVERIRAQFRDRGLTVF; from the coding sequence ATGAGCCACGGCGAGCACGTCGCGGCGGTCCGGGCCGGCGAGATCGGCTCCATGCACTCCTGGGAGCTCGTCACGGCCGTCGACGGGCCGGGCACCCGGATGACCGTCTTCCTGGCGGGCTGCCCCCTGCGGTGCCTGTACTGCCACAACCCCGACACGCTGCGGATGCGCGACGGCGAGCCTGTGGCCGTGGACGAGCTCCTGCGCCGGGTCCGGCGCTACCTGCCGGTCTTCCGGGCCACCGGTGGCGGGCTCACCGTCTCCGGCGGCGAGCCCCTCATGCAGCCGGCGTTCCTCGGCCGGCTCCTGCGCGGGGCCAAGGAGATGGGGGTCCACACGACCGTCGACACCTCGGGCTTCCTCGGCACCCACGCCTCGGACGCGCTGCTCGACGACGTCGACCTCGTCCTCCTCGACGTCAAGTCGGGCCTGCCGCAGACCTACCTGCGCACCACGGGCCGCGAGCTGGCCCCGACGCTGGACTTCTCGCGTCGCCTCGCCGCGCGGGGCACGCCGATGTGGATCCGGTTCGTCGCCGTGCCGGGCCTGACCGACGCGCCCGACAACGTCGCGGCCGTGGCCGACCACGTGGCGTCGCTGGCGACCGTCGAGCGCGTCGAGGTGCTGCCCTTCCACCAGATGGGCCGGGACAAGTGGGAGCGGCTGGACCTGCCCTACGAGCTCGGGGAGACCCCGGCGCCCGAGCCCGCCGACGTCGAGCGCATCCGTGCGCAGTTTCGCGACCGGGGGCTGACGGTCTTCTGA
- the treZ gene encoding malto-oligosyltrehalose trehalohydrolase, protein MRVWAPDARTVELVSGEARTPMSPEDGGWWRSADALAPGTDYAFAIDGGPALPDPRSAWQPHGVHGPSRTFDVSAHAWADAGWAGRSSLGAVIYELHIGTFTPEGTLDAAIARLDHLVALGVEMVELMPVAAFPGTAGWGYDGVALYAVHEPYGGPAALQRFVDAAHGRGIAVCLDVVYNHLGPSGNYLGAYGPYFTERHHTPWGAAVNLDGGDAAEVRAFVVDNAVRWLRDFHIDALRLDAVHALVDDSDRHVLAELADAVAALGSEVGRPLSLIAESDLNDARMVTATADGGLGMTAQWNDDLHHALHALVTGERQGYYADFGSVATLAKALTEVFVHAGEFSSFRGKVWGAPVPPEVDRRRFVVFSQDHDQVGNRALGDRPSRALSPGQLAISAAVVLLGPGTPMLFMGEEWGATTPFQYFTDHAEPELAEGVREGRSREFGTHGWAELYGHDIVVPDPQSPETVVASRLDWDEPARPDNARLLRFYTDLVRLRREPDIASGDRAATAVQTGPDQLVMRRGGIAVAINLAPGPATLALGSAAGEVLLCWDGEGLAVHGSEVELSGHNVAVLRLA, encoded by the coding sequence GTGCGGGTCTGGGCACCGGACGCCAGGACGGTCGAGCTCGTCTCGGGCGAGGCGCGCACGCCGATGAGCCCCGAGGACGGGGGGTGGTGGCGCTCGGCTGATGCGCTGGCGCCCGGCACGGACTACGCCTTCGCGATCGACGGCGGCCCGGCCCTGCCGGACCCTCGCAGCGCGTGGCAGCCGCACGGCGTCCACGGTCCCTCGCGGACCTTCGACGTCTCGGCGCACGCCTGGGCCGACGCCGGATGGGCGGGTCGCTCGAGCCTCGGTGCGGTGATCTACGAGCTGCACATCGGCACCTTCACGCCCGAGGGCACCCTGGACGCCGCCATCGCCAGGCTGGACCATCTCGTCGCCCTCGGCGTGGAGATGGTCGAGCTCATGCCCGTCGCGGCGTTCCCCGGCACGGCCGGGTGGGGCTACGACGGTGTGGCGCTGTACGCGGTGCACGAGCCCTACGGCGGACCGGCGGCGCTGCAGCGCTTCGTCGACGCCGCCCACGGCCGCGGCATCGCGGTGTGCCTCGACGTCGTCTACAACCACCTCGGGCCCTCGGGCAACTACCTGGGCGCGTACGGGCCGTACTTCACCGAGCGCCATCACACCCCGTGGGGTGCGGCGGTCAACCTCGACGGCGGCGACGCGGCCGAGGTGCGCGCGTTCGTCGTCGACAACGCCGTGCGCTGGCTGCGCGACTTCCACATCGACGCCCTGCGCCTGGACGCCGTCCACGCCCTCGTGGACGACTCGGACCGGCACGTCCTCGCCGAGCTCGCCGACGCCGTGGCGGCGCTCGGGTCCGAGGTGGGCCGGCCGCTGTCGCTCATCGCCGAGTCCGACCTCAACGACGCTCGGATGGTGACCGCCACCGCGGACGGCGGCCTGGGGATGACCGCGCAGTGGAACGACGACCTCCACCACGCCCTCCACGCCCTCGTCACCGGCGAGCGGCAGGGGTACTACGCCGACTTCGGGTCCGTGGCGACCCTCGCCAAGGCGCTGACCGAGGTCTTCGTCCACGCCGGGGAGTTCTCCTCCTTCCGCGGGAAGGTCTGGGGCGCGCCGGTCCCGCCCGAGGTGGACCGGCGCCGGTTCGTCGTCTTCTCCCAGGACCACGACCAGGTCGGCAACCGTGCTCTGGGCGACCGGCCGAGCCGGGCTCTCTCGCCGGGGCAGCTCGCGATCTCCGCCGCCGTCGTCCTCCTGGGACCCGGTACGCCGATGCTCTTCATGGGTGAGGAGTGGGGGGCGACCACGCCGTTCCAGTACTTCACCGACCACGCGGAGCCCGAGCTGGCCGAGGGCGTGCGGGAGGGACGCTCGCGCGAGTTCGGCACGCACGGGTGGGCCGAGCTCTACGGGCACGACATCGTCGTGCCCGACCCGCAGTCCCCCGAGACCGTGGTGGCCTCGCGCCTGGACTGGGACGAGCCGGCACGGCCGGACAACGCCCGTCTCCTGCGGTTCTACACCGACCTCGTGCGGCTGCGCCGCGAGCCCGACATCGCCTCGGGCGACCGGGCCGCCACGGCCGTCCAGACCGGGCCGGACCAGCTGGTGATGCGTCGAGGCGGCATCGCCGTCGCGATCAACCTCGCCCCGGGGCCCGCGACCCTGGCGCTCGGGTCCGCGGCGGGCGAGGTGCTCCTGTGCTGGGACGGGGAGGGGCTGGCCGTGCACGGGTCCGAGGTCGAGCTGTCCGGCCACAACGTGGCGGTGCTGCGGCTGGCGTGA
- a CDS encoding carboxylate--amine ligase: MAPTSDVRPIILGGDLGAYATARTFHERYGVRSVVLSAVITWAVRRSVAVDHREIPGMSDPDAVVAAVRAVAAEEPGRRHLVLASADWLVDVVVARRGELEPTVVVPYADAAAMARITDKGRFTALCEELGLPVPRTVVLKAADGAGAARDLTFPVVVKAASTSAFHEVTFDGKRKVDHADDPAALEAVLARIAAAGFPGDLLVQELVPGGDGEMAAVNLFFDADGVWRFAQYGRVLLEEHTPGALGNSVAQVTGVHPDAVDQARRLLEHVGWRGFANVDLKRDPRDGVHRFLEVNPRVGRSGYAVTASGYDVAEMYVRAFVDGAPAEPRVGTAEHLFHVVPLRLVRRYVPAADAALVRRLARAGRATNPLFYRAERDPRRWAEIAAAQVNQFRKFARHHPGALPTGR, encoded by the coding sequence ATGGCCCCCACCTCCGACGTCCGCCCGATCATCCTGGGCGGCGACCTCGGCGCCTACGCCACCGCCCGGACGTTCCACGAGCGCTACGGCGTGCGCTCGGTCGTCCTCTCGGCCGTGATCACCTGGGCGGTGCGCCGCTCGGTCGCGGTGGACCACCGCGAGATCCCCGGCATGTCCGACCCCGACGCCGTCGTCGCGGCGGTTCGTGCGGTCGCCGCCGAGGAGCCGGGCCGTCGTCACCTGGTGCTGGCCAGCGCGGACTGGCTCGTCGACGTCGTCGTCGCCCGCCGCGGCGAGCTCGAGCCCACCGTCGTCGTGCCCTACGCCGACGCCGCCGCCATGGCGCGGATCACCGACAAGGGCAGGTTCACCGCCCTGTGCGAGGAGCTCGGCCTGCCGGTCCCGCGCACGGTGGTCCTCAAGGCGGCCGACGGTGCCGGCGCGGCGCGTGACCTCACGTTCCCTGTCGTGGTCAAGGCGGCCTCGACGAGCGCGTTCCACGAGGTGACCTTCGACGGCAAGCGCAAGGTCGACCACGCGGACGACCCGGCGGCGCTCGAGGCCGTCCTCGCCCGGATCGCCGCCGCCGGTTTCCCCGGGGACCTCCTCGTCCAGGAGCTCGTGCCGGGTGGCGACGGGGAGATGGCCGCAGTCAACCTCTTCTTCGACGCCGACGGCGTGTGGCGCTTCGCCCAGTACGGCCGGGTCCTCCTGGAGGAGCACACGCCGGGGGCCCTGGGGAACTCCGTCGCGCAGGTGACGGGGGTCCACCCCGACGCGGTGGACCAGGCCCGGCGCCTGCTCGAGCACGTCGGGTGGCGCGGTTTCGCCAACGTCGACCTCAAGCGGGACCCGCGTGACGGCGTCCACCGATTCCTCGAGGTCAACCCCCGGGTGGGCCGCAGCGGCTACGCGGTGACGGCGTCCGGCTACGACGTCGCGGAGATGTACGTGCGCGCGTTCGTCGACGGAGCGCCGGCCGAGCCCCGGGTGGGCACCGCCGAGCACCTCTTCCACGTGGTGCCGCTGCGCCTGGTGCGCCGGTACGTCCCTGCCGCCGACGCAGCCCTGGTCCGGCGACTGGCACGAGCGGGCCGGGCGACCAACCCGCTGTTCTACCGCGCGGAGCGCGACCCGCGCCGGTGGGCCGAGATCGCCGCGGCCCAGGTGAACCAGTTCCGCAAGTTCGCCCGGCACCACCCCGGCGCGCTGCCCACCGGCCGGTGA